The Pseudomonas sp. SCA2728.1_7 DNA segment ACGCCGAGCTCGGGCGCTTGTTCAATACGCGACGTGGCCCGCGCACGCTGACCACGCCACCCAGTGTGATCGACTATGGCATCGCCGACTGGAGCGCTCTGCAACAACAGCGCAGCGACGACCGTCGGCGGCTGGCGCGGGACATCCGCGAAGCCATCACGCATTTTGAACCGCGCCTGCTGCTGGCCGACGTTCAGGTCAATCCCTTGCCCGAGCACCCGCAGCAAATGAGCATTCGCCTGCTCGGTGAGTTGCGTAGCGGCCAGCAACACTGGCCGGTGGCCTTTGTCATCGAGCCCGGTGGCCAAGGGCTGGAGGTGCGCCATGAGCGACTCGATTGACCCGCAACTGCTCGACTACTACCAACGCGAACTGACCTGGCTGCGCCACGCCGGCAGCCAGTTTGCCGAGCGCTATCCGAAAGTCGCGCGGCGTCTGGAGCTGTCACCGGGCGAGTGCCCCGATCCGCACGTCGAGCGTTTACTGGAAGGTTTCGCCCTGCTCGCCGCACGCTTGCAACGGCGTCTGGATGACGACTACGCCGAGTTCAGCGATGCACTGCTTGAGCAACTATATCCGTTGGCGATGCGGCCGCTGCCGTCCTGCGCCATCGTGCAGTTCGAGCCTGATCCGAGCAAAGGCAATCTCGATGACGGCTATCCCCTGCCCCGTGACACGCCGCTGTTCGTGACCACCAGCAAGGGTGAAAGCATTCACTTTCGCACGTCGGCCGCCGTGCGTTTGTGGCCGATCGAAGTCACCGAGGCGTTGTTGCTCGGCAGCGATGAAGCCCAGGCATTGACCGGAGTGGCGCAGTCGCGTTCGGCATTGCGCCTGAGTCTGCGCTGCCGCGGTGAAAGCCAATGGTCGGCGCTGGGCATCGAGCAATTGCGCATTCATCTGGCGGCCTCACCGGTGGTCAATGCCTGCCTGTATGACCTGCTCGGCGCCCATGCGGTGCAAGTGCTGGCGGGATCGCCGGGCAGCGTTCCGACAGCGCTGAAAGGCCTGCCGAAGATCGTCGGTTTCGCTGATGACGAAGCGCTGTTGCCGGATGAAGACGGGGTCCATCCGGGCATGCGTTTGCTCGCCGAATACTTTGCTTTCCCGGACAAATTCCACTTCTTCGATCTGCCACTGGGCGGTGTCTCCAGCGACAGTCAGACGCTCTATCTGTACATCGTTTTCGACCGTGCCCCAGGCAGCCGCGTGCACTTGCAGGCCAGCGACATCGCCTTGGGCTGCGCGCCGGTGATCAACCTGTTCCCGCGTACTTCCGAGCCGCTGCGCCCCGACGGTACGCGCAGCGAGTATCGGTTGATCGCCGACAGCCACCGCGAAAACAGCGTCGAGATCCACAGCATTCGCGGCATGCGCGCCAGCTCCAGTGCTGGCGTGCAACGTCTGCCGGCGTATTACGGCAGCCAGCACAGCGGCGGCGATCAACAGCGTTACTGGCATGCGCGGCGGGTCAACGGCATGACGCCGAACCGGCTCGGCAGCGATTTGCTGGTGAGCGTGGTCGACACCCGTTTCGAGCCACAGACCGACCTGCCCGATTACAGCCTCACGGCAGAATTGCTCTGCACCAACCGTCATCTGGCGCAAAGTCTGCCGGCCGGTACGCCGCTGGGTTTCGAGCGCCCTGGCCCGGTTGCCTGGGCACGCCTGCGCAATCCGCCGAGCGCGCAAAGTCTGCCGCGCCTGGACGGTGATTCGCGCTGGCGACTGGTGTCGCAACTGACCCTCAATCACCTGTCACTGGTCGAAGGCCCCCAGGCGCTGGACGCACTGAAAGAGATTCTGCATCTGCATAACCTGCGTGATGAGGCCAGCGCCTTACGACAAATCGAAGGCTTGCTGCAGCTCAATTGCCAACGCGTGATCGGCCATGTCGGCGCCGATGCCTGGCGCGGCTGGCGCAATGGTCTTGAAGTGCAGTTGCAGCTCGATCCGCAGCACTTTGTCGGCAGCAGCGCGGTGTTGTTTTCGGCGGTGCTGGCGCAATTCTTTTCCCTGTACGCCACGGCCAATCGCTTTGTGCGCACCGTCCTGATGCAGTCCGACAAGGAGGTCAAGGCATGGCAACCCCAAGCCGGCATGCCTCTGTCGCTCTGACGCTGAGCCAACGTCTGCGCCGCGATCCACAGGCGTTCGAGTTGTTGCAGGCGTTGCTGGTGCTGGAACGCGAGCAACCTCAGGCCGAACCCCTCGGCAGCGGTACCTCGCCTCAGGCCGAAGCGGTGAAACTGCGCGGACCACTGACGCCGATGTTTGCCATCAG contains these protein-coding regions:
- the tssE gene encoding type VI secretion system baseplate subunit TssE; this encodes MAGTGMRAPLFERLASSEAEGAREFDRQDLLDSVHAELGRLFNTRRGPRTLTTPPSVIDYGIADWSALQQQRSDDRRRLARDIREAITHFEPRLLLADVQVNPLPEHPQQMSIRLLGELRSGQQHWPVAFVIEPGGQGLEVRHERLD
- the tssF gene encoding type VI secretion system baseplate subunit TssF, whose protein sequence is MSDSIDPQLLDYYQRELTWLRHAGSQFAERYPKVARRLELSPGECPDPHVERLLEGFALLAARLQRRLDDDYAEFSDALLEQLYPLAMRPLPSCAIVQFEPDPSKGNLDDGYPLPRDTPLFVTTSKGESIHFRTSAAVRLWPIEVTEALLLGSDEAQALTGVAQSRSALRLSLRCRGESQWSALGIEQLRIHLAASPVVNACLYDLLGAHAVQVLAGSPGSVPTALKGLPKIVGFADDEALLPDEDGVHPGMRLLAEYFAFPDKFHFFDLPLGGVSSDSQTLYLYIVFDRAPGSRVHLQASDIALGCAPVINLFPRTSEPLRPDGTRSEYRLIADSHRENSVEIHSIRGMRASSSAGVQRLPAYYGSQHSGGDQQRYWHARRVNGMTPNRLGSDLLVSVVDTRFEPQTDLPDYSLTAELLCTNRHLAQSLPAGTPLGFERPGPVAWARLRNPPSAQSLPRLDGDSRWRLVSQLTLNHLSLVEGPQALDALKEILHLHNLRDEASALRQIEGLLQLNCQRVIGHVGADAWRGWRNGLEVQLQLDPQHFVGSSAVLFSAVLAQFFSLYATANRFVRTVLMQSDKEVKAWQPQAGMPLSL